Proteins encoded together in one Bacteroides ovatus window:
- a CDS encoding DUF1735 and LamG domain-containing protein, with protein sequence MMNKHIFYYLMVGSMALLLGACNDSMNDLLEPKVYFESKEYNFSVEDEMDVMTFDLVSRLSSATSSQVDVSYSVAEPSVVDEYNAKYGTNYEMLDVSQVKLSSTTSSISSGKLYADNIEVELSGLEALKAGNSYVLPMRVHSSSVSTLSGTNIAYFFFSKPLKITKAGNFSNHYISVKFPVGTFFSSFTYEALINVDYFLDNNTIMGTEGVMILRIGDAGGGITPKDYLEVAGGQNYRVTKPLLTNRWYHVALTYDQPTGKTGIYVNGEKWAGSDWGIDGFDPNSDMGFYIGRIYGFKWGERPFHGKMSEVRVWSVARTENQLKQNMLGVDPASEGLALYYKLDGSETQEGGVIKDATGRINGTTNGITIKTLDAPIAIN encoded by the coding sequence ATGATGAATAAACATATATTCTATTATTTGATGGTAGGTAGTATGGCGTTATTGTTGGGCGCTTGCAACGACAGCATGAATGACCTGCTGGAGCCTAAGGTTTATTTCGAAAGCAAGGAATATAATTTCTCGGTGGAAGATGAAATGGATGTAATGACATTTGATCTGGTTTCAAGACTCTCGTCAGCAACTTCCTCTCAGGTAGACGTATCATATAGTGTAGCCGAACCAAGTGTAGTAGACGAATACAATGCAAAGTATGGCACAAATTATGAGATGCTTGATGTTTCGCAGGTAAAGCTAAGCAGTACGACATCTTCTATTTCGAGTGGAAAATTGTATGCGGATAATATAGAAGTCGAACTTTCCGGGTTAGAAGCCTTGAAAGCCGGGAACTCATATGTTTTGCCTATGCGGGTGCATTCGTCTTCGGTGTCGACTCTTTCCGGAACAAACATTGCATATTTCTTTTTCTCCAAACCGTTGAAAATTACCAAAGCTGGTAATTTCAGTAACCACTATATTTCTGTGAAGTTCCCTGTCGGTACTTTCTTCTCGTCATTCACTTACGAAGCATTGATTAATGTGGATTATTTCCTCGATAATAATACGATTATGGGAACCGAAGGTGTGATGATTCTCCGTATCGGTGATGCAGGAGGAGGAATTACTCCTAAAGATTATTTGGAAGTGGCCGGAGGACAGAACTACCGTGTAACGAAACCGTTGTTAACAAATCGTTGGTATCATGTAGCGTTGACTTATGATCAACCGACAGGAAAAACAGGTATTTATGTAAATGGTGAGAAATGGGCTGGTTCAGATTGGGGTATTGACGGTTTTGATCCGAATTCGGACATGGGTTTTTATATTGGTAGAATCTATGGTTTTAAATGGGGTGAACGTCCATTCCATGGTAAAATGAGTGAAGTCCGTGTTTGGAGTGTAGCCCGTACGGAAAATCAACTTAAGCAGAATATGCTGGGTGTTGACCCTGCTTCAGAAGGCTTGGCACTTTATTATAAACTAGACGGATCAGAGACTCAGGAAGGTGGAGTTATCAAAGATGCCACAGGGCGTATAAACGGTACTACAAATGGAATTACTATTAAGACGTTGGATGCTCCGATAGCTATCAATTAA
- a CDS encoding fibronectin type III-like domain-contianing protein, protein MFLKRGEEREVKFILSEEDFSLVDRNLKRIVEPGTFQIMIGAASDDIRLQTKVAIK, encoded by the coding sequence ATGTTTTTGAAGCGTGGTGAAGAACGGGAAGTGAAGTTTATTTTGTCCGAAGAGGATTTCTCGCTTGTCGATCGGAATTTAAAGAGGATTGTGGAGCCGGGAACTTTTCAGATAATGATTGGTGCTGCTTCCGATGACATAAGATTACAGACGAAAGTAGCTATAAAATAG
- a CDS encoding glycoside hydrolase family 18 has translation MKSLRKLLYIIPLTGMMVTSCMDVENIEIDHIGGYATMNNAESEAYYANLRAYKATAWNYNRPVAFGWYSNWAPAGAYRRGYLSAMPDSMDFVSMWSGAPGRYEITPEQKADKEFVQKVKGTKLLQVSLLSYLGKGATPNSVYLEVEKQAEEEGWSAAQLETAKKQARWKYWGFEGQFESENHYACLAKFAKALCDSLYANEWDGYDVDWEIGSGVFDMDGTLSQNKHLIHLVKEMNNYIGPKSDPEGKGHKMICIDGNIYGLTRELDEYVDYWIIQSYGSSNPGFDDYGVDPKKIICTENFEKYATNGGQLLKQAAAMPQEGYKGGVGAYRFDNDYDNTPNYKWMRQAIQINQRVFNEWKAKQNEAENKPQK, from the coding sequence ATGAAATCATTAAGAAAATTGTTATATATTATTCCATTGACAGGCATGATGGTAACTTCTTGCATGGATGTGGAGAATATTGAGATAGACCATATAGGCGGGTATGCCACAATGAACAATGCGGAGAGTGAGGCATATTATGCCAATCTGCGCGCCTATAAGGCGACTGCTTGGAATTACAATCGTCCCGTAGCTTTCGGATGGTATTCCAATTGGGCGCCTGCTGGAGCTTATCGAAGAGGATATCTCTCTGCTATGCCCGATAGTATGGATTTTGTTTCTATGTGGAGTGGCGCTCCAGGACGTTATGAAATCACTCCGGAGCAGAAGGCAGATAAAGAGTTTGTGCAAAAGGTGAAAGGAACGAAACTGTTGCAGGTAAGTCTGCTTTCTTATCTTGGTAAGGGCGCGACACCAAATTCGGTATACCTCGAAGTGGAAAAACAAGCGGAGGAAGAAGGCTGGTCGGCGGCTCAATTGGAAACAGCGAAGAAACAAGCCCGTTGGAAATATTGGGGATTTGAAGGTCAGTTTGAAAGTGAAAACCATTATGCATGTCTGGCGAAGTTTGCCAAAGCTCTGTGCGATTCTTTGTATGCAAACGAATGGGACGGTTATGATGTAGACTGGGAAATCGGTAGTGGTGTGTTTGATATGGATGGCACATTGAGTCAGAATAAGCATTTGATTCATTTGGTTAAAGAGATGAACAATTACATTGGTCCGAAAAGCGATCCGGAAGGTAAAGGACATAAAATGATCTGTATTGATGGAAATATTTATGGGCTTACCCGTGAATTGGATGAGTATGTCGATTATTGGATTATACAAAGTTATGGTAGTTCCAATCCCGGTTTTGATGATTATGGCGTTGATCCTAAAAAAATAATCTGCACAGAGAACTTTGAAAAGTATGCCACTAATGGAGGTCAATTGCTGAAGCAGGCTGCTGCTATGCCGCAAGAAGGTTATAAAGGTGGAGTAGGAGCTTATCGCTTCGATAATGATTATGACAATACGCCAAATTATAAATGGATGCGTCAGGCTATTCAAATCAATCAGCGGGTTTTCAATGAATGGAAAGCGAAACAAAACGAAGCGGAAAATAAACCGCAGAAATAA